One window from the genome of Garra rufa chromosome 1, GarRuf1.0, whole genome shotgun sequence encodes:
- the LOC141325494 gene encoding Golgi apparatus membrane protein TVP23 homolog B, with protein MNRQDSVSEVPLFHEDENAFAEKKSKIKHPLACFFHLFFRTSAILIYLFCEFLSRSFIANMVTIILLLSCDFWTVKNVTGRLLVGLRWWNQVDANGHSHWMFESRSQTRKNVVSNSDSRIFWIGLIMCPMFWIFFMFSSLFSFNIKWLAVVIMGVLLQWANLYGYVRCKVGGATKLKNMATNYFGLKLFKKVVNTPEEP; from the exons ATGAACAGACAG GACTCTGTGAGTGAAGTGCCATTATTCCATGAGGATGAAAATGCATTTGCAGAGAAGAAATCCAAAATCAA ACATCCTTTGGCCTGTTTCTTTCATCTTTTTTTCCGCACAAGTGCCATCCTGATCTACCTTTTTTGTGAGTTTCTCAGCCGAAGTTTTATCGCCAACATGGTCACCATCATTTTACTTCTGTCATGTGACTTCTGGACAGTAAAG AATGTGACCGGGCGATTATTGGTGGGCTTGAGATGGTGGAATCAGGTTGATGCAAACGGTCACAGTCATTGGATGTTCGAATCCAGATCA CAAACCAGAAAAAATGTGGTCTCAAACTCAGATTCACGGATTTTCTGGATTGGTCTGATCATGTGTCCAATGTTTTGGATTTTCTTTATGTTTAGCTCACTTTTTTCCTTCAACATAAAGTGGTTG GCCGTCGTGATAATGGGAGTTTTGCTGCAGTGGGCTAACCTGTATGGATATGTGCGATGCAAAGTAGGTGGTGCAACCAAACTGAAGAACATGGCGACTAATTACTTTGGCCTCAAGCTCTTCAAAAAG GTAGTAAACACACCAGAGGAACCATAA